In the genome of Crassaminicella thermophila, the window AAGTAAGAGAAGTAAAAGAAGAAACAGTAGCCAAATCTTTCCTAGAAGGAGATACAGAAATTCTTATATATTTTCTAGAGAGTGATCGCGAAATTCTAATTACACCTTTTAGCGATCCTAAAGAAATACAAAAATATTTAGGTAATAAGTTTATACAATAAAAATGAGGTCTATGCCTCATTTTTCATATCTTTTTTATGTTTTAAATAGCGTCTTCTTAATTGACCACAAGCAGCATTAATATCACTACCTAGTTCTCTTCTTATAGTTGCTTCAATCCCATTTTGTTTCAAAATGCTTTGAAATTCTTTCACTTTATTTGTTTTTGCTGTTTGAAATTCTCTTTCATCTACTTTATTAAGCGGTATTAGATTCACATGACACAATATTCCTTTTATTCTTTCTGATAATTCCTTCGCATGCTCTTTTGTATCATTCACATTATGAATTAAAGCATATTCAAAAGTAATTCTTCTATTTGTAATATCTGTATAAATCTTACAAGCTCTAAATAACTCATCTAATGGATATCTAAAGTTAATCGGCATCATTTTGCTTCTTAATTCATCATTTGGAGCATGTAATGATATTGCTAGAGTTACTTGAGGTTTTTTATTTGCTAAATCTAACATTTGCGGTATCAGTCCACAAGTAGATATGGTTATATTTCTTAAACTAATATTCAAACCGGCTGGATGATTAATTATATCAAGAAACTTTAATACTTCATCATAATTATCAAACGGTTCTCCACTTCCCATCAATACAACATTTGAAATTCTCTCTTTAATATCT includes:
- the rlmN gene encoding 23S rRNA (adenine(2503)-C(2))-methyltransferase RlmN; the encoded protein is MNDKIDLKSCNIQELEDFLTSIGEKRFRARQVFEWIHKGIENIDEMTNLSKALREKLKEEGYIGVLKIEDVLISKIDGTRKYLFLLEDGNIIESVLMKYKHGNSVCVSTQVGCRMGCKFCASTLEGVIRNLRAGEILDQVLTIQKDIKERISNVVLMGSGEPFDNYDEVLKFLDIINHPAGLNISLRNITISTCGLIPQMLDLANKKPQVTLAISLHAPNDELRSKMMPINFRYPLDELFRACKIYTDITNRRITFEYALIHNVNDTKEHAKELSERIKGILCHVNLIPLNKVDEREFQTAKTNKVKEFQSILKQNGIEATIRRELGSDINAACGQLRRRYLKHKKDMKNEA